TGGCCAAGGCTTTCTGGGAGTTCCAGAATCAGGCCTTAACTCAGCCACGAAACTCAGGTGGGGCCCTTGCTATCCCACAGGGTGGCTGTGAGGACGAGCCGGATATAGGTCAGATATACGCACAGAGCTTGCGTGTGGTCTGGAAGAAGAACTAGCTGAAGGTGGTTTTTGTAGAAGTAGCGATAAAGGAAATTGCATTTCCGTTCCACATCAGTTTGCGTTTCACCCTTCCTCACCTCGACAGATCTGAAGTTCACTTGGTGCAGAAGGGAGGCCGCCCtgggccctgcccccccccaccagggAGCAAAGGGGGCTGGTGCCCATTTCCTGGCAGGTTGGAGAGAGACCCCGATAGAAAGGAGCCAACCAAGGAGGCCGCTTCTCTCTCTTTCAGCAACTGTGAACCCACAAGGTGGTCAGGCATGGCTCTTCCGCAAGCCACTAGTTGCCATGCCCCTCTAAGACCCCTGCAGCCTTGGAGTTTTGGGTAACCAAGCAGGGACCCCACCACTTCAGAAGTAAAGAGCAGAAATAAGCAATCCTCTAACCAACATAATTAAAGTGACaataagtcaggggtgaaatgctcctggttcagaccggatcggctgatccggtagcaatggcagcaggtggttgggagaaccggtagcaaaaatccctgcacgcccctccccccccatgcccagttgagccaggCAATtgtcaagtcttttttttttttaacttttaaaagcatttttttaacaacctcttcggcaaaaaaaaaaggcttttaaagggttaaaacaaggctctgatgatcccagctgaggtgcctgatcagcctgtcagaggctttttttttaaacttttaaaagcattttttaaaaggtaaaaatgctgaagcctgctaggcaaaaaatgggggtataggcaaaaaaatggggttggggggtttgagagagagagagagagagagaaagaaagagggagggaggaaaaaggagaggaaggaaggactacaaacctggcactagacgcagcttcagaggataatctgggctggaagggatctggaggtcatctagtccaaccctgctccagcaagacattgttagtgagtttctgtcttttgatcccccagtcacatagccacgcccacccagtcacatgacctccccaccaagccacgcccacagaaccggtaggaaagaaatttagatttcaccacagcAATAAATAATGTAGTTAATAGAATTGTTACCTGTTTTTAATAATGTCCCATCCTTCTGGTACATGAAAAATGACCTACGTGGTCCTTCTGGCCCAGAAGCcaggggttaaatccagcaggttctgacaggttctggagaaccggtagcggaaattttgagtagttcagagaactggcaaataccacctctggctggccccaggaatggggtgggaatggggattttgcaatatccttcccctgccacacccaccaagccatgcccacagaaccggtagtaaaaaaaaattggatttcacccctgccagaaGCCGATTGTCACACAGATTGGCTCAGATTGTCCCAGCTGCCACAAATGGCAACAGCAGCTCCGTagagattttggtggtggttctcTAGGGAATTCCTGGTTGGATTTTTCAAAAGGATTATGGTTTGCTATAATCTGGGTTTCTCACACATTGGGTGGTAGGCACAAGATGAAGGCCTCGTGGGTTATGGCACAGTAGGGAGATTAAATATGATGACCCTACTATCCAAGTTCCATTATTTTGAGATctccccacccactcacccacccccgCCTCATTTGCAGGCCTTTTCTCCCCATTTCACTCCTGGCTGAGAAACTCGGGTGGAGCACTTGCAATCTCGCAGGGCTCTTGTGAAGCTAAGCGGGATACACGCGCACAGCTTGTGCGAGATCTTGAAAGAACAAGAAGTTGAAGATggggtgtggggtttttttagaaGCGATAAAGGAAATGACATTTCCGTTCGGTCGTTGGcggaaccctccctccctcctttatcgGTTGCAGATCTAAAGTGCAGATCTTACAGTCAAGGCCGAGAGGCTCAATCCTTGACTTCTTCTCATCAAAGGGCAGTTGTGGGGAGGCCCCTTCTCGATTTCTCCAGCTGGTCCTCTCACAACACAGCCTGGCTGAGCAAGGTGGGCCGAGCCCAGGAGATGCTCAATTGCCCTCCGAGGTCCTGGTTGGTCGATGGTCCCCATAAGAATTCAGCGAGGAGGCCTGCGTGTTTTATTTCCTCCTCTAATCACAACCGAGGGATAAAGCTTGGCCATCAAGTCTACCGCTCTCTTGAGGCAAGAGGAGAACCAGTCTAGTTGGGAAGCCTTACAAGGAGAGGTCTAGACTGCAGAATCCCTTCAGGACAAGGCCCAAACCTTCCCTCAAATCACATTTATCTCCACTCTCATCTTCTTTCCAAATTATTATAAGGCAGCAGCAGATTGTTGTGTCATTCTCAAGGGTCACATCCCCAAAATAGACAGGgccaaggaaaagaagggaacgTAAAAGCTGACTTGATTAAGATTTCATTTAATGACTCCCAGAGTATTTTCCCCTTCTATGGGGTTCGCACAACTCTAGAAGCTGAAATTGTGCAACGGAGTCTCAAAAGGTTGCTGCATTTAGCTGAAGGACAACATGGGTGTGTTCCCCACACCCGTATAGGGCTGCACAGAAGCTAGCATGCACTACAGGGAAAGCCACAAAACCACCCTTCCCCCGGAGCTAAGATCACAAAAGAGAGGAAACCGCTTTTGGTAATACAGGtatctattttattaaaaaagttacaAACAGCTGGACTGTAGGGCTGTCTTACAAAATAAGAATGAATGAAACTGGAAGGGCGAGGAGAAGAGAACAAAAAAATGGCGGTTCACCTTTACAAAGCATTTGATCATCGTTCTAGTTTTGCAACTTGCCAAATTTCCAGACTTTTTTACTTTTCCCCAAGAAAGAGGTACAGTACATTTGATACACTGAATTAAATGGTGAGAACATTCAGGCAGAAGAGGGCTGGGGCGCCACACCCAGGAAGGAGTTGCCACGCGCAGCCCTGGAAAGGAATCGCTCCCGACAATGGCTGCGTTTGGGCCCCTGGATGGCCACCctccccactcacccacccacccgcccactgGAGTACTGCCTGGCTTCCCATTGTGCAATGTGGAGAAAGGCATCTGAAGTGGGGAGAACCAgagtccttcctctttctctgatTAATCACCTGGGACCTTGGCCCAAAGACGTTAGCATCCAACTAGGGCAGTGGGACAAATGTACCAGCACCTCCTCAGCTGGACCAGAAGGGGCCTTGTGCAGCTCCAAGAGTCCTCCTGGAATCCAGGGTGGGGAGGCCGACAGCGCAAAGGCTGCCTGGAGGTGAACCTTGCAATACACTTAACAATCAGGAAGGCCGCCTCTTTTAAGTGGCCAGCCcctcccctgcctgcccccctccctcccccccctccactgAAGCAGCAGCCCAGGTCAGATGCCAAACTCTTTGCCGTTCCCGACTCCAACTGAGAAAGAAttggaattttctttttttaaaaaaacaaaaacaaaggtcaACCAACAGAAAAGTTTAGAAGTTAACGCAATGTGTCTACCACTGAAGAAATAAGGTACAGTCACTGTGTGAATTCTGCATTCCCTTGGCACGTCTGATACTTGGCCAGTATAAAGAGCACTGCAAAAACGGGGTTTTTTTTTACGCTTGGAGATTTCTATTAAAGTGCAAGCCTAACCTTTTACTTCGCTGCAAATTTTGAATGGAGAGATCAAAACTCTGGGAAGGCTCGGGTTAAAGGCCCAGCATGCCAGTGCCAACCAGATAGATTTAAGGATGAAATTTGGTCAACACTTAAAAAGTTTTGGGCTGCTACGGAATTCAACATTTATTAGATGTACGGTCAACGGACTTCAGGTGGGCTTTTAAACCTGGTGCAGGTTCATTCCCTGCCTGGAGTGGAGAAAAGACACATCAGTGCCAGGAAAAGGTCTACAACAGTTGTGGTGCTACCACTTCCACTAATGCTCTCTTTCTTCTGCTCAAAATCTGTGTTGCTCTTCGAAGACCACAATTAGTTAAATTGCTGTTTGGGGGAGATACGGGGCCATGGAAGGCCTGTTCAACCAAGGCTCCTGTTGCTTTCTCTCTTGGCCTGTTCAACAACCAAGGCCGCATCCAACAGAAACTGACAAAGCAAGTGATAGAGCCCCAAACCAAGCCAACTCATCATCTATTGCGTCAACATTTTTGGACAGAAACAATAGTTAAACAataaagtcaatttttttttctttgccaaagTCACCTTAAATCCTATCGGGGAATCTCAAGTTCAGGTTTGCTTTGGAACACAATCTAAGAAGACACACGGTCCCTTTTCCAAGAAAAGGTTTTTCAGCATTTGGAAGATGAATGTAATAAAGCAGATGAACGAGTGATTTTCAACACAgccttttctttcaaaaaaaacccccccaaaTCCAAATACCATATAACAACAGAGAACACACATACAAATTGCTGGATGTCTCCAGTCCCCACCGAAAAAGCTTTTCCATCAGGCCAACCCCATGCCCCCACAGCTGCTGAGAAAAGGGCTGCCATGTCCTCCCGCATCAGGCAATTCTTAAACATCCTTCTAGGACACCGTCACATGTAAACAGAATGTTTCAAAGTTCCAATCAATGACATTTTAGAGGAGAAGAAATCTTgttttcactctttctttctctctctctctcttttgcaaaTCAAGCACGGATGTGAGGTAATAGACAGAAATAACCATTTGTGTTTAAGGCTCACTTTTATtctccattaattttttttttctcttaaaaaggCATTGAGTAGGTAATACTGAGtttaaagtttaataaatacAAGATTTAGAAatcaattaaagaaataaaatagtttaaaatgaaCTTTTTGCATATTAGCCATTAATAGGAACTTAgaaagctattaaaaaaaaaacacccaagagATCAAGAACAGATTCCCAAATCAAATGGTAAACATGCTAAGTGTTTGTAGCAGGCCCATGCCTCCCCCCCCGGCTGCTCCTCCCTTGCCTGTTTCACACCCGATGCCTGGAAAACGTGCGCTGAAGACTGAGACCAGGTTAAGCAAGGCTCAGTTCTGCAACCTGGGCTTAAAAAGAGTTCTCCAATGCAGCATCTGTGCAAATTTCCTCTGAGTTTTATCTGTAAATAAGAGAAAGAAATCCGTCAGGGAGCCCCAAGCAGCTGTTTTGACGGCATCACCAGGTACATAGGCCCGTTTTCCCTTCACCCCAAACCCCCAACAGAGTTTTATTTCTGACCTGCAGACATTTCGAAAAAGGGCAGCTACATGGTTACAGGAATGGGGAGAAACTGAGATGAAAGCTATTCAGCCTCTCAAGAGACAGAAGGCTGCagataattggaaaaaaaatgaagtcatTGCTTCCTTTTTATTTCGTTTCATGCAACCCGTGTGGTTGCAACACAGCTTCTTTTGCTGATCATGTCTGCAGCCCCTGGAAAAATTCAAGGGCAGCTGACACATGACCACACTTTCACAACCTCCCGCTCCATTAGAGCTAAGAGGCTGCTTCACGTTAAGAAGTGGGCGTGGCCACTGAACCTTCTTCAAAGGACACAAAGCAATTTGCATGTTTCAGAATAGCGCACAGGAGAAAATTGGCCTTGTAAGAAAAATCAACATTTATTTACAAGGAGTCAGGGAAGGATCAACTATAGTGGGCCTATACAGATGCACGGTAGATAGTAAATACTCAGAATAAGTTAGTGGAGTTCGCATTTAATTAAGTTGTCAAGCAAGAGTAAGAATTCCAAAAAGAGGCAGCtaataattaaccaatggaacagaagctgcctccagaagttctgagtgctccatcaatggaggtctgagatggtatagggcaggggtttgcaacctgcggctctggagccgcatgtggctctttcatccctctgctgcggctccctgtcactcaaaatatgcgtcacaatcaccaatgtgtgacacccacccGCAcgggatttattgagctttttggcccatcttttttttttggagttcaaaatgattttgttgcatgcaaaaataaaaatgtgttttctctctagcaggtcattgatttcataaatataACACACTATAGTGGTGTTGTTTTTTATAcgaagcataaaggtaaaaaaacgATAtgtgcagtgttatcttcattttagatgtcaaaagggttttgtggctcccggtgttttcttttctgtgggaaacgggtccaaacggtgtttaaggttgccgacccctgggatagggtctcctgcttgagcagggggctggactagaagacctccaaggtcccttccagctctattcagatTCTAATAGAAAGGCCCCTTATTATCTCACAGTAGCACTTTCTCTACCAAAGACCGGAGAAAATGGCTTGTGAGCGTTACGTGTTGAGCCAAGAGGATTTAAGGCAGGTTTTTAAACTGTTTGCTCTGCTACTTGGCGAATCCACCATGTTTGTTGGAACCAAGCACTGCAACACAACTGATCCTGGCTTCAAACTATTTTGGAAACAGAGTGGAAGAAAAATCCAAGAACTCAAGAGAGGTGCTGCCAGCTCAATCACAACCAATTGGCAAAAAGGCTCCTGTCTGGTGTGTGTTGGAGGTGTCCAGCAAAATTAAACTGGCAGATTCTGGCTCTCTGCACTCGGGCAGCAAGAGCCGAAGGGAACCCAAGAGCAGGATCCATCAGCCACCAACTTAGCCAGGGAGCCAAAAGGCTGCTCTTCTCTTCAACAACGGTCTCACTCCCGGCATTGCTGCGTGGAACAGCCCAGTCCGTGACACAGAGGCTCctctgggaaggagggagggggcacTTACCTGCTCTGCATGGCCATGATGGAGAGTTTGCTTTCTCCCTCACTGGACAACACAAGTTGTACAACACTGCTCTTGCTTTTCAGGCAGGGATGCATAGTTCATTTGTCGCACAATCTCGGCAAAGAGTTCATCCACCATGGTCTTGCTCTTGGCAGAGGTCTCCATGAAGGGGCAGCCCCACTCCTGGGCCAGAGCTCGGCCTTCCGCTGACAAAACCTCCCTCTCCGATTCCAGGTCAACTTTATTCCCCACCAGGATGAGAGGAACCTTTTCGTATCGCTTCACACGGACTATTTGGTCCCTCATCGGCTTGATGTCCTGGGAAAGAAGGGAAAACAGGTGAACGCTCTCCAAAATTTGAGGGGTGGTGCAAGAGcaatgggaggtggggggggggcttcaccACATCTGCAATGCTAACACACTGGGCCAAAGGGCATggggtttccccccacccccagtgggTCCCATCCCACTATCCAAAAGAAACCGGAATAAAGTAATAGGATCACCAGGCTGAAAGAGAAGAATTCCACCCCCAATCCTGGTGGAGGCCAAAAGGGATATTAAGCAGCAGACAGGGGCCTTTCCAGCCTCCCCCAGAGGGCCAGGGGGTCCCAGAAGCTGGAGCCTTTCCTCCAAGTCTAAGACGGAGGGGGACCATCTGGCTGCAGCTCTTGTGGAGAAAAACCCTCTGGGGCAGCTGGTGCTGGTCCCAGCCTGGGAGGCTCCCGGGCCACTTCGGGCAGGGCCAGGCGAGGGGCTTTGGGCCCAGATCCCcaggaggtggggaggggaggcttCATCTTCCCAGGTCCCAAAACGGGGCCCAGCCTTCCCCACTTgggcgggggggagaggggagaggccgGGCCCTTCCAGACAGGCCTGTGGCCGGGGTGGggggcttgtggggggggggctaaGACAGGCCGGGCAGCCTCAACGCCCCCCCTGCTTCCCCACGAGGACGGCCCAGCAGCCCCTCCccgcctctgtgtgtgtgtgtgtgtgtattgtgcgGGGGGggcaagcccccctccccccccgcctcaCCTGGAAGGACTGCTGGTTGACCAGGCTGTAGACCAGGATGAAGCCCTGGCCGTTCTTGATGTAGAGGTCGCGCATGGAGGCGAACTGCTCGGTGCCGGCCGTGTCCAGGATCTCCAGCACGGAGGGCGAGCAGTCCACCTCGATCTCCTTGCGGTAGAAGTCCTCGATGGTGGGGTCGTACTTCTCGATGAAGGTGCCCGTCACGAACTGCACCGTCAGCGCCGACTTGCCCACCCCGCCGCTGCCCAGCACCACCACCTTGTACTCCCTCATGGCCCCCCGGCGgccacggcggcggcggcgggctccACGGGCCTACCTCCCGCGCCGCCGCACCGCCCTCGCCTCGACGCCCTCGCTCGCCCGCCCGCCCTCGCCGCGACCCCCTCCCACCCCAGGCCcggccgccgcctccgccgccgcctcaGCCGCCGCCTCACTCCATGGCCGGCCTGGGGAACCGCCCGCGCGGAAGAGTGCGGCAGCGGCGCTGATGACGCCACTTCCGGGCGCGGGGAGGGGCGCCGGAAGGGGGCAGCCCAATCGGAAGGAGCGCGCCGCGGCGCCTGCGCCCTGCCCACCCGGCGTGGCCGCTCTAGCCCTCCGCTTGGTTTCCTGGAATGCCTCTCGATGTGCCCACGGCCTGAACAAAAGGCTTCGCTTGCTTCTCGGGGCGGGGCTTAGAGAGGTGAGAAGGCGGCCGCTCTTTCCGGGGGTGGAGTCGAAGGGCCTCCGATGAAAGGAAGTCGAGGGGGAGGAGGTGAGAAAAAGAGGGATGGGCACAGAGCGACGCCTTCAACAAACATAGAGAAGCAGCGGCCAGAGCGGCTGTCTCGATTCCTCCCGGAAATGCTTTGGGGGGGGGTCACTCAGAGGAAAACGGGCGGAGGGGAAGCTAAAAAGTGTAACACGAGGCGGAAGAGCCGCGCTCAGCTGAGCCCGGCCTGTCATCTCCAGGCGGCCCGTTTGCGGAGAAGCGGCGCCCTTGGCGGGGAAAGAGCTCCTCGCAGGCCCAGAAAGGGCGGTgggccaaaaacaacaacaacaaagcaggaGGAATGCTGGAAGGCTGAGCGGTGCCATCCCCGGGATGGGAGACCACGAGGAGATCCCAGGCAATCCAGTCCAGACCTAAAAGCCTCTCCTGGTTCTTCCTCCCCACAATGACAGTGGAGCCTGGCCGTTGCATGGAGAGTCACACACGCACTTCCTTTTCCTCGGCATCGCTGCTGCTTTGCTGCCTTTTCCGAGAGGGAAACCGAGTCAGGCTGACCCTCCAAGTGGCTGGACTGCTCTGCAACAGGCCACGTGGGGAtgaagccccccctccccacctcaagcaATTCTCCAACGGCCCCACAAGGCAGCAACACATCCTGGGATGCCGATGTCCCTTGGAGGGCTTTAAAACAATCGTAACAATGGACCGAGAGCAGCTGCTCCTGAAAATCCACTTAATCCTGTTCCCTGCCTGTGTTTCTCTTCCTTCCAGCTGGCCtgctataaattattattatactattattattgttacatttttattctttttttttttaaatggtcatGACAATAAACATACCTGACACATCTGCTTCCTACTGTTTCCTCCTGAACATCCTGGCCTAAAGACCGGCAGCCGTCACGACCTTAAATGCCTTGGACCAGATTCCTGGTTAAGCTGGGGGGATTTCTGAAAATATGCggctcctttttttcctctccattCCGGTTTGGTCCTCAGCTTTGCTCTTAAGGGCTTAATAAAGCTCTTTTGttactttggtgggaagaaaaGGCTCTGCTTTCACACGGGCCCTCTGAAATAATGCTTAAAAACTGCTTCATGCAGGACAGGACCATAGGGCTGTTTGCAAATTACTGCAATAAGCTGATTACCGTCACAATGTTGATGGGACTCCTTGAATGTTACCGGATGTTCCTCTTCAAAGGAAGAGGCCAAAGTAGAAATGCCACAAGCGATTCACTGGTATGTGTTACAAATACATTTACAAAAGGCACAAGAGTTCCAGCAGAAACATGGAAACGCAGCAAGAGATTCACCGCTTCATTGAACAGCAGTGAAAGTTAAGGGTGTGCTATTCTGCACGAACAACACGGGGTACTTTTCTTAGTAGCTGTACAACTCAAATCATGCCTCATTTTTCCTTAAGGGGACTTGGTCCCTTTGCTAAACTCCTGGAGGGGCCCCTTGGCCCAAATATTGTTCCGTCCAACAGCCACACAACAGA
This region of Ahaetulla prasina isolate Xishuangbanna chromosome 11, ASM2864084v1, whole genome shotgun sequence genomic DNA includes:
- the RAP2C gene encoding ras-related protein Rap-2c, whose translation is MREYKVVVLGSGGVGKSALTVQFVTGTFIEKYDPTIEDFYRKEIEVDCSPSVLEILDTAGTEQFASMRDLYIKNGQGFILVYSLVNQQSFQDIKPMRDQIVRVKRYEKVPLILVGNKVDLESEREVLSAEGRALAQEWGCPFMETSAKSKTMVDELFAEIVRQMNYASLPEKQEQCCTTCVVQ